DNA from Amycolatopsis sp. DSM 110486:
GCCGGCGCCCGGACGATCGCCCAGCAGCCGGCGGAACAGCCACTCCATCTGCGCCACGTACGGCCGCACGTGCAGGCCCGCGGCTTCGAGGTGCTCCGCGGCGCCGTCGTGGGCCTCGGCGTGCACGGCCTCCTGGCCGATGAAGCCGAGGACGTCCTCCTTGAGCCGCTCGTCGCGGATCAGCGGCACGGCCTGCTTGAAGACCTCGACGAACCAGCGTTCGCCTTCGGGCAGGGCGATGTGCAGCACGTTGATGCTGTGCGTGGCCTGCGGTTCGCCGGGGATCCAATGCATTGGCAGCGCAGCCCAGTCGAACTTGACGTCGCGCGCGTGCAGCACGATCTGTTCGTGCTCGAGGGGATTCGCCGGGTTCATGAGGGCCTCCCGGACAGCTCGTAGTCGCTCGGCTCCACCCGGCGCGTCTCGAGCCAGTACTTCCACGTGAAGCCGGGCCAGATCGTGCGGTTCACGCCGTTGGTGTCGAGGTACCAGCTCGTGCAGCCGCCCTGCGTCCACACGCCTTTCACCAGCTTGTCCTGGATCTCGGCCTGGAACCGGTCCTGCACAGACGGGCGCACGTCGAGCGCGGCCGCGCCGTGGGAGTCGGCGAGCTTGATCGCGTCGACGACGTAGCGCGACTGAGACTCGATCATGAACACCACGGAGTTGTGGCCCAGCGCGGTGTTCGGGCCCAGCAGGAAGAACAGGTTCGGGAACCCGGCGACGGTGATGCCCTTGTGCGTGCGGATCCCGTCCGTGGCCCAGGTTTTCGCGAGGCCGCGGCCCTCGACGCCCGTGATGTCGAGGTACTCCAACGCATCCGTGACGTGGAAGCCGGTGCCGTAGATGATCGCGTCGACCTCGTGCTCGACACCGGCCTCGTCGACCACGCTGTTCGCGCGGACCTCGCGGACGCCTTCGGTGACCACGTCGACGCCTCCGCGGTTCAGGGCCGGGTAGTAGTCGTTGGAGATGAGCACGCGCTTGCAGCCCATCGTGTAGTCCGGCGTCACCTTGCGGGCGCAGCTTCGCGTCGCTGATGCCCTTCGCGATGTGGCGGCGCGAGATGGATTCGGCCGCGTGCATGAGCTTCGGATGCCCGTTGAAGCCGATGGCGCGCGCTTCGAGCAGCCAGTACAACGCGTTGCGGTACAGGCGTTGCGTGCCCGGCACGTAGCGGAACAGCTGCTTCGCCCAGCCGGGCATCGCGTGGTCCGGCTTCGGCATGATCCACGGCGGCGTGCGCTGGAACAGCGTCAGCTCGGCCACTTCCGGCGCGATCTGCGGCACGAACTGGATCGCGCTCGCTCCCGTGCCGACCACCGCGACCTTCTTGCCGCGCAGGTCGAACTCGTGGTTCCACTGCGCCGAGTGCCACGTCTGGCCCGTGAACTTCTCGATGCCCGGCAGCTTCGGGATCGACGGGATGTGCAGCCCGCCGACGCCGGAAACCAGGAACTGCGCGGAGAACTCGTCGCCGCTCTTGGTCTCGATGCTCCAGCGGAGTTCGCCCGCGTCCCAGTGGGCCCCGGTGATCTCCACGCCGAACCGGATCCGCTCGCGCAGCCGGTACTTGTCCGCGACGCCCTTGAGGTAGCCGAAGATCTCCGGCTGCGGCGAGAACGACCGCGACCAGTCGGGGTTCTGCTCGTAGGAGAACGAGTACATGTGCGACTGGACGTCGCAGGCGCACCCGGGGTACGAGTTGTCCCGCCAGGTGCCGCCCACTTCGTCGGCCTTCTCCAGGATCACGTAGTCCCGGATGCCGGCCTTTTCGAGCTGGATCGCCTGCCCGAGCCCGGAAAACCCGGTGCCCACGATCACGACCTTGAACCGCTCGGTCATCTGTCGGCCTCCGCTGCGCTGGGGGTCTGCCACAGATGACGTTACCTCAAGTAACAGTTACTTGAAAGTACCTGCTACCCGTCAGTACGTTCCGCCGAGCTTCGTGTGATCCCACGAGACGACCTTCGTCGGGTGGAAGATCAAGCCGATGCGCTTCGGGGCCTGGCGGCCGATGAACTCGCTGAGCTCGGCGGGCACGGGGTCACCCGGCTTGGCGCCCGCGTAGCGCTGCATGAGGGTGATGCCCATGCGGGTGACCTCGTCGGTGTCCTCGATGATCTGCACGTCGGCCTCGAGGGAGACCCCGCGCAGCTTCTCGTAGGAATCGCCGCTCTCGACGAGCACCGTGGCCTCCGGCAGACGGCGCAGGTTCTTGGCCTTCTGCGAGCTGCCGTACGTCCACGTCGCGACGCCGTCCTCGTACGGGAAGTACCACAGCGGCGCCAGGTGGGGCCGGTTGCTCGGCCCGACCGTGGCGACGTTGATGACCTTCTGCTCGTCGAGGTAGGCCCGGATCTCCTCGGGCGTCATGCGGATCTGGTCGCGACGGGACATGCGCGCTCCTATTCGGCTGTGGTCTGTTCGGGTCGGGTCGCAGCCCGGCCGCCGTGGCCGGTCACCGCCGACTCGTACGCGCCGCGCTGCTCGATGTCGTCGAGCGCGGCCTTGTCCGCCGCCGGCACGCGGGCCCGCGCGCCGAGCTCGACGATCGGCGGCAGGAACGCGCGCAGCAGCTTGAGGCCGCCGACCCAGCGTGGCACGTGGATCGTCCGCGCGCGCTTGAGGATGCCCGCCTCGAGGTCGTCGAGCGCCACGTCGAGCGGGTACGTCTTCCCGATCAGCCCCGGCATCGACGCCCGCAGCTTCCCGAACACCGGGTGCGCGTCAGCGCTTTCGACCAGGTCCGTGCGGATCCACGTGGGGTGCGCGACGCCGACCTTCACCCCGAGGTGCGCGACTTCGGCACGCAGGCTGTTGGAGAACGCCTCGACGCCCGCCTTCGCCGCCGCGTAGTTCGCCATGCCGGGCGCGTGCGTGATCGCGGCCAGCGAGGAGATCGCCAGCAGGTAGCCGCGCCGCTCGATCACGTGCGGCAGCGTCACGCGGAACGTGCGCCACACGCCGAGCAGATCGACCTCGATGACCTTCTCGAACGCCTTGGGGTCCACGCTTCGCACGAAGCCGGCCGTGGCGATCCCCGCGTTGGCGATGACGATGTCGATGCCGCCGAAATGCTCCACCACGCCCTGGGTGGCCACTTCGAGGTCGTCCCAGCTGGTCACGTCGGCTTCCCACGCCTTGGCGTTCGGCCCGATCTTCTCGGCGACCTTCGCCTGCTCGTCCGCCTCCAGGCCGACCAGCGCGACCTTGGCGCCGCGCGCGGCCAGCCGCTCCGCCAGCCCGGCCCCGATGCCCCGCGCGGCCCCGGTGATCAGCACGACCTTGCCGTCCACGTTCTTGACCACTGGTGCCCTCCTTGGCGTGCGTTTCCGCTTGCGAAGGGGACGGTACCGCAACCTACCCGGGGTAAGCTACTTCTCGGTAGGTTGCGGTCGGTGGCAGGCTTCGAGCATGGATGGTGCTCGTGTGGGGGATCTCGACCAGCCGTTTCTCGACGCCGCGGCGGTCTGTTCGACGCTGTTGCGGCTCGATGTCGTGCGCGAGCGCTGGGCCGAACCCAGCGCGTTGCCGGAGCTGTCGGTGGGCGCGCTGGCCTGCCACCTCGCCCGCCAGGTGACGCGCGCGGCCGAGCTGCTCGCGGCCCCGTCGACCCTGCCGGTGCTCGCCGCGGTCGACGAGCACTACGCGCGGGCCGCCTGGGTCACGTCGACGTCGCTCGCCGATCAAGCCAACGACCGCACCACCGACGACGCCGAGGCCGCCCTGGGCTTCGACTGGATGCTCTCGCGGTACGACGCCGACCTCGCCGCGGTCGCACGGCTCTTGCGCGGCGAGGCGACGGAGCGGGCCGACATTCCGTGGCAGGGCTGGTCGTTGCGCCGCGACGACTTCCTGCACACCCGCCTGCTGGAGCTCGTCGTCCACTCCGCCGACCTCGCCGCGAGCGTCGACCGGCCGCCGCCGGACTTCCCCGACGCGGCCTTCACGCCGGTACTCACGTTGCTGTCCCGGCTCGCCGTCCGCACGCACGGCCAGGGCGCCGTCGTCAGCACCCTGACCCGCCGCGAACGGGCGCGGAACATCAGCGCGTTCTAGACCGACGCCTTGTTCAGCGCCTCGACCTCGTCACCCGTCAGCTCCAGCACCACCGACGCCACGAGATCCGTCAGCTGCTCCGGCGTGCGCGCGCTCGCGATGGGCGCGGCGACCGTCGGCTGCACCCGCAGCCAGGCCAGCGCCACCGAGGCGACGGACGCGCCGTGTGCCGAGGCGATCGAGTCCAGCGCCGCCAGCACGCGCTCGCCGCGGTCGTCGAGGTACTTCACCGCGCGCGGAGCACGCGGGGAGTCGCCCAGCTCATCAGCCGAACGGTACTTCCCCGTCAAGAACCCCATCGCCAGAGCGAAATACGGCAACGTCGAAAGCCCCTCGCGCGAAACCGTCGGCGCGAGGTCGGTCTCGTAGCCCCGCTCAACCAGGTTGTAGTGCGGCTGCAGGGCCACGTAGCGCGCGAAGCCTTCCCGGTCCGAAATGGACAGTGCCTCGGTCAGCCGCTCCGCCGAGTAGTTCGAAGCCGCGATGTAGCGAACCTTGCCCGCGCGCACGAGGGCGTCGAACGCCGACAAAGTCTCCTCGAGCGGCGTGTCCTGGTCGTCCTTGTGTGCGTAGTACAGGTCGATGTGGTCGGTTTGCAGGCGCCGCAACGAATCCTCAGCGGCGGCCGTGATGTTGGCCGCCGACAGGCCCGGGCGCTGGTCCCACGCGCCGACCTTCGTGGCGACCACGATGTCGTCGCGGCGCCCGCGCTTGGTCAGCCAGTTGCCGATGATCGTCTCCGAACCACCGCCACCGCCGTACACGTCCGCGGTGTCGAGGAAGTTGCCGCCGGCTGAAGCGTAGGCGTCGAGGACCGCGTGGGAAGTCTCTTCGTCCGCGGTGAAATTGAAGACGTTGCAGCCGAGGTTGAGGCCGTACACGTCGAGGTCCGAGTTGCCGAGCTTGGTCATGCCACGAAACTAGCCTTCAGGCCCGGAAGAATCCGCCGGGCATCGGGTGTTGGGAAGGTTTATGGCTATCGAACTGGGCAGGGTCGGCATTTGGCGTAGTGCCACGCAGACGAACGGCGAGTTCGCGGCGGAGGTGGAGAGGCTCGGCTACGGCGCGGTGTGGCTGGGCGGTTCGCCCGGCGGCGACCTGGCGATCGTCGAAGAGCTGCTCGACGCGACCGACCATCTCGCCGTCGCGACCGGCATCGTCAACATCTGGGCGGACACGCCCGCGTCCATCGCGAAGGCGTTCCACCGCATCGAGGCGAAGCACCCGGGCCGCTTCCTCCTCGGCGTCGGCGCGGGCCACCCGGAGGCGACGCAGGAGTACAAGAAGCCCTACGCCGCCCTCGTTGAATATCTCGACGGCCTCGACGCGGCGGGCGTCCCCCAGGCGTCCCGCGCGCTGGCCGCACTGGGCCCGAAGGTGCTCAAGCTGGCGGGCGACCGCACGGCCGGCGCGCACCCGTACCTGACGATCCCGGAGCACACGCGCTCCGCCCGCGAGATCCTCGGCGCGGGTCCGCTGCTCGCCCCCGAGCACAAGGTGGTGTTCGACACGGACCCGAAGCGCGCGCGGGCGCTCGGCCGCAAGACCGTGCAGTTCTACCTGCAGCTGTCCAACTACACGGCCAACCTGCGCAAGCTCGGGTTCACGGAGGAAGACCTCGCCGGCGAGGGCAGCGACCGCCTCGTCGACGCCCTGGTCCTGCACGGCGACGCCCCGGCCATCGCGGCGGGCGTGCGCGCGCACCTCGACGCCGGTGCTGACCACGTGAACGTCCAGGTCCTGAACGAAGACCCGTTCCCGGCATACCGGGCGCTGGCGGCCGAGTTGTTCTGAATCGTTCCACGTGAGGATGTCCATAGGCGTCCCTAATGAGGTGGACCGGCCCACGCGGCCGGTCCACCTCGTACGATGCGGCTGAGAAGCCAGTCAGTTCCGAGGAGGAAACGATGCCCATCGCCACCCCCGACGTCTACGCGGAGATGCTCGACCGGGCCAAGGCGAACGAGTTCGCCTACCCGGCCATCAACGTGACCTCGTCGGAGACCGTGAACGCCGCGATCCGCGGGTTCGCCGAGGCGGAGAGCGACGGGATCATCCAGTTCTCCACCGGCGGCGCGGAGTTCGCGTCCGGGCAGAAGGTGAAGGACATGGTCACCGGCGCGACCGCGCTGGCCGAGTTCGCACAGGTCGTGGCGGCGAAGTACGACGTCAACGTCGCGCTCCACACG
Protein-coding regions in this window:
- a CDS encoding SDR family oxidoreductase, with product MVKNVDGKVVLITGAARGIGAGLAERLAARGAKVALVGLEADEQAKVAEKIGPNAKAWEADVTSWDDLEVATQGVVEHFGGIDIVIANAGIATAGFVRSVDPKAFEKVIEVDLLGVWRTFRVTLPHVIERRGYLLAISSLAAITHAPGMANYAAAKAGVEAFSNSLRAEVAHLGVKVGVAHPTWIRTDLVESADAHPVFGKLRASMPGLIGKTYPLDVALDDLEAGILKRARTIHVPRWVGGLKLLRAFLPPIVELGARARVPAADKAALDDIEQRGAYESAVTGHGGRAATRPEQTTAE
- a CDS encoding maleylpyruvate isomerase N-terminal domain-containing protein translates to MDGARVGDLDQPFLDAAAVCSTLLRLDVVRERWAEPSALPELSVGALACHLARQVTRAAELLAAPSTLPVLAAVDEHYARAAWVTSTSLADQANDRTTDDAEAALGFDWMLSRYDADLAAVARLLRGEATERADIPWQGWSLRRDDFLHTRLLELVVHSADLAASVDRPPPDFPDAAFTPVLTLLSRLAVRTHGQGAVVSTLTRRERARNISAF
- a CDS encoding pyridoxamine 5'-phosphate oxidase family protein, translating into MSRRDQIRMTPEEIRAYLDEQKVINVATVGPSNRPHLAPLWYFPYEDGVATWTYGSSQKAKNLRRLPEATVLVESGDSYEKLRGVSLEADVQIIEDTDEVTRMGITLMQRYAGAKPGDPVPAELSEFIGRQAPKRIGLIFHPTKVVSWDHTKLGGTY
- a CDS encoding LLM class F420-dependent oxidoreductase → MAIELGRVGIWRSATQTNGEFAAEVERLGYGAVWLGGSPGGDLAIVEELLDATDHLAVATGIVNIWADTPASIAKAFHRIEAKHPGRFLLGVGAGHPEATQEYKKPYAALVEYLDGLDAAGVPQASRALAALGPKVLKLAGDRTAGAHPYLTIPEHTRSAREILGAGPLLAPEHKVVFDTDPKRARALGRKTVQFYLQLSNYTANLRKLGFTEEDLAGEGSDRLVDALVLHGDAPAIAAGVRAHLDAGADHVNVQVLNEDPFPAYRALAAELF
- a CDS encoding aldo/keto reductase, with product MTKLGNSDLDVYGLNLGCNVFNFTADEETSHAVLDAYASAGGNFLDTADVYGGGGGSETIIGNWLTKRGRRDDIVVATKVGAWDQRPGLSAANITAAAEDSLRRLQTDHIDLYYAHKDDQDTPLEETLSAFDALVRAGKVRYIAASNYSAERLTEALSISDREGFARYVALQPHYNLVERGYETDLAPTVSREGLSTLPYFALAMGFLTGKYRSADELGDSPRAPRAVKYLDDRGERVLAALDSIASAHGASVASVALAWLRVQPTVAAPIASARTPEQLTDLVASVVLELTGDEVEALNKASV